GGACATCGGCCTGGTGGCATACGAGATGGCGCGCATGGTCAAACGAGTGGGAGAGCATCTCTACACTCCGGCGCGCTTCGCCGAGCAGCCACCGGCCGCCGGATGACCGGGGGCGGTGGTACCGATGACCGAGGACATGAGCGGCACCCCGGAGCAGCCGGGTAGCCAGTGGTACGACAACGAAGCGGGTCCCCTCGTCCGGCCCTACGCGATGACGGGCGGACGGACCAAACCGGGACCGCGTGGAGTCCGCTTCGATCTGATCGCCTTGGTGACGCTGGACGACGGCGCGCCCGGAACCGGGGACAGCACGGCACTCGGACCAGAACACCGGGCACTCATCGAGCTGTGCCGCGCGGAGACGCAGTCCGTCGCCGAGCTCGCAGCCGGCGCCGATCTGCCCGTCGGCGTGGTCAGGGTGCTCCTGGGCGACCTGCTGGAGATGGGCTGCGTGAAAGTCAGCCGTCCCGTGCCACCCGCACAGCTTCCCGACGAAAAGATCCTCCGAGAGGTGATCGATGGGCTCCGAGCGCTCTGACGCCATGGGTACCGAGACGACGGCCATGGCGCTGAAGATTCTGGTCGCGGGCGGTTTCGGGGTGGGCAAGACCACCCTGGTGGGTGCTGTCAGTGAGATCCGCCCGCTGCGCACCGAGGAACTGCTGAGTGAGGTGGGCCAGTCGGTGGACGACACCGAAGGGATCGACCGCAAGACCACGACGACTGTGGCCATGGACTTCGGCCGCATCACCATCCGATCCGGCCTGTCGCTGTACCTGTTCGGCACTCCGGGCCAGGACCGCTTCTGGTTTTTGTGGGACGAGTTGTCGCAGGGCGCCCTCGGTGCCGTGGTCCTCGCGGACACCCGACGGCTCGAGGACTGCTTCCCCGCCGTGGACTACTTCGAGCACCGTCGCATCCCGTTCGTCGTGGCAGTCAACTGCTTCGCGCAGACGCGTACGTACGGCGCGCACGAAGTGTCACGGGCCTTGGACCTCGACCGTGGAACGCCGGTGGTGCTGTGCGATGCCCGGGACCGCGACTCGGGAAAGGAGGTGCTGATACGTCTGGTCGAGTACGCCGGGCGGGTGCATACCGCCCGGCTGCTCGACTCCGTCGGATGAGCCTCGGACGGACCGGCGGTAAGCGCGTCAGCCGGACCGCGACGAAACCCGCGAGTCGACTGCGTCAGTCGGAGACAGCGGCGTACGCGAGCACCTTGTTGATGCGCACGCGGACCAGGAGCTCACCCGGAACACCGTTGCGCTCGGCGAACTCCTCGGCGCGGTCCTCGCCCATGTAGCGCGCACCGAGCCGCCCCGCCCAGTGCTTCACCTCGTCGAGATCCTCGCTCAGCTCGGCGCGTCCCTGGAGGACGACGAAAGCGAACGGCGGCTGATCGTCATCGACGCACAGCGCCATCCGTCCGTCCCTCGCGAGGTTGCGTCCCTTGACGGTTTCCCTGCCGGTGTTGAAGACGAGGTCGTCCCCGTCGAGGAGGAACCAGA
The window above is part of the Streptomyces venezuelae genome. Proteins encoded here:
- a CDS encoding DUF742 domain-containing protein; translated protein: MTEDMSGTPEQPGSQWYDNEAGPLVRPYAMTGGRTKPGPRGVRFDLIALVTLDDGAPGTGDSTALGPEHRALIELCRAETQSVAELAAGADLPVGVVRVLLGDLLEMGCVKVSRPVPPAQLPDEKILREVIDGLRAL
- a CDS encoding GTP-binding protein, translating into MGSERSDAMGTETTAMALKILVAGGFGVGKTTLVGAVSEIRPLRTEELLSEVGQSVDDTEGIDRKTTTTVAMDFGRITIRSGLSLYLFGTPGQDRFWFLWDELSQGALGAVVLADTRRLEDCFPAVDYFEHRRIPFVVAVNCFAQTRTYGAHEVSRALDLDRGTPVVLCDARDRDSGKEVLIRLVEYAGRVHTARLLDSVG
- a CDS encoding PPOX class F420-dependent oxidoreductase, with product MAQKMTDDQWRAFVSHGTRTGKLSTVRADGSPHVAPIWFLLDGDDLVFNTGRETVKGRNLARDGRMALCVDDDQPPFAFVVLQGRAELSEDLDEVKHWAGRLGARYMGEDRAEEFAERNGVPGELLVRVRINKVLAYAAVSD